The Gopherus evgoodei ecotype Sinaloan lineage chromosome 8, rGopEvg1_v1.p, whole genome shotgun sequence genome includes a region encoding these proteins:
- the IRF1 gene encoding interferon regulatory factor 1 has product MPVTRMRMRPWLELQINSNQIPGLVWINKDKMMFQIPWKHAAKHGWDIDKDACLFRSWAIHTGRYKVGEKEPDPKTWKANFRCAMNSLPDIEEVKDKSINKGCSAVRVYRMLPPLTKLQKKERKSKSSRESKNRSKRKSYEDQRMDEAVEAQNSSSLPDDHSGYTVHSYAEQEVEIEDASITLDLSSCDMNTMTDWRSSMEIAMADSTNDLYQLQVSPLASSSEVTDDDAEEMKEQLYKLFEQDWHATSVGGKGYLTNEPGTQNICSNFSYKEQDSEIDTTSGEIEFRFCTDLKSSLEFSWLDTVRSTGIQAIPCSL; this is encoded by the exons ATGCCAGTAACAAGAATGCGTATGAGGCCATGGCTGGAGTTGCAGATTAATTCCAATCAAATACCAGGATTGGTGTGGATCAACAAG GATAAGATGATGTTCCAGATCCCATGGAAACATGCAGCTAAACATGGCTGGGATATAGATAAAGATGCCTGTCTTTTCCGAAGCTGGGCCATCCATACTG GGAGATACAAGGTAGGCGAGAAAGAGCCGGATCCCAAAACTTGGAAGGCAAATTTCCGCTGTGCCATGAATTCACTGCCTGATATTGAGGAAGTGAAGGACAAAAGTATCAACAAAGGCTGCAGTGCAGTCCGAGTTTACAGGATGCTACCACCCTTAACAAAGCTTCAGAAAAAAG AAAGGAAGTCAAAGTCATCTAGAGAGTCAAAAAACAGGAGTAAGAGAAAG TCATATGAAGACCAGAGGATGGATGAGGCAGTAGAAGCACAGAACAGCAGCAGTCTACCAGATGACCACAGTGGTTATACAGTTCACAGCTATGCAGAACAGGAAGTGGAGATTGAGGACGCCTCCATCACCCTAG ATCTCTCATCGTGTGATATGAACACAATGACAGATTGGAGAAGTTCAATGGAAATAGCAATGGCTGACAGCACAAATGATCTTTACCAGCTTCAAGTGTCACCTTTGGCTTCATCTTCTGAAG TAACAGATGATGATGCAGAAGAAATGAAAGAGCAACTTTACAAG CTGTTTGAACAAGACTGGCATGCAACCAGTGTTGGTGGGAAAGGATATCTTACCAATGAGCCCGGCACACAAAACATCTgcagcaacttcagctacaaggaGCAAGATTCTGAAATAGATACAACCTCAG gggAAATAGAGTTCAGATTTTGTACTGATCTGAAAAGCAGTCTAGAATTCTCTTGGCTGGACACAGTTCGATCTACTGGTATACAAGCCATTCCATGTAGCTTGTAA